In the Burkholderia multivorans ATCC BAA-247 genome, CCGAGCGAGGCGAGCCAGGCTTCGGTGCGCACGATCTTGCCTTCGCGATAGCTCGGCGTACCGGTCGGCCGCCCCGTGTACGGCGAATCGGGATGGCCGTCGATCGTCTCGACCTCGCACGCGATCAGCGTCTCGACGCCAAACGCGGCCGCGATCGGCCGCGTGATGAATTCGTTCGTCGCGGTGACGATGCAGCAGAGATCGCCCGCGTCGAGGTGCGTACGCACGAGTTCGAGCGCGGCGGGCGTCATCGCGGGCCGGATCACCTCGTGCATGTACTGCTCGTGCCATTGCGCGAGCTGCTCGCGCGAATACTTCGCGAGCGGCGTGAGCATCGCCGTCAGGTACGCATGGATGTCGAGCTTGCCGGCCTTGTAGTCGGCGAAGAACTGATCGTTCTGACGCGAGAAGCTTTCCGCGTCGACGATGCCGAGCTTCACCATGAAGCGGCCCCATTCGTGGTCGCTATCGGTCGGGATCAGCGTGTGATCGAGGTCAAAGAGTGCCAGATTAGTCATGGAAGCGCATTTTACTCGAAGCGGTTCGGGCCCGCGCCGGGCGGCGCGATGTCGTCGCCGGGGCGGGCCAGCATCCGGCGCAGCAGCGGCAGCGTGACCGCGCGTTTCTGCTCGAGCGAGAAGCGGTCGAGCGCGTCGAGCAGCGCCATCAGGCTCGGCATGTCGCGCCGGAAATGGGTGAGCAGATAGGCGGCCACGTCGTCGGTCAGCGTGATGCCGCGCTCCTTCGCCGCGAGGCGCAGCACCTCGATCTTGCCGGCGTCGGACAGCGGCGACAGGTGGAACACGAGCCCCCAGCCGAGCCGCGTGCGCAGATCCTCGCGCACGTCGAGCGCAAGCGGCGCCGCCGGGCCCGCCGCCACGAACGCGCTCGACGGATGCGCGCGGACTTCGTTGAACAGATTGAACAGCGCGACCTGCTGCGTATCGGACATGCGGTCGCAGTCGTCGATCGCATAGATGCCGATGCGCGGATCGAACGCGAACGCGCCGAGCGGGCTTTGCGGCGTGAGATAGCGTGCGTAGCCGTACGATGCGTCGCTGACGAGCGCCTGCAGCAGATGGCTGCGGCCGCTGCCGGGCTCGCCCCAGATGTAGAACGAGCGGTCGGGCACGGGGCCCGCCGCGAGCGCGAGATCGAGCTTCTGCAGCCGCGTGACGAGCTCGCCGTTCTCGCCCGTGATGAAGTTGTCGAACGTGGCGGGCGGCGGCGTGCCGAGATCGAGCGTCAGTTGACGGGTCACCATGCGGGTCGATTGGAAAAACGCGTGCCGGGCGCCGGGCACGCACCGCGGAACGCAGGCCGGTTGGCGGCACGCGCGACCGTACGCAGGGCGGCGCGCGGCGTCGTGCGCGGCTCGCTCGGCGAGGAAAACGGGGACGTGTTGGCCAAGATGCGATCCCTGACGATTCGATGCGGGGAATTCCGGCCAGCGGGCCGGCTTCGGGTAAAATCGCATTTTACCGACCTTCTCGCATTCCCCCATGAATCCTCCGAAATCCGCTCCCGACGCTCAGGGTCTGTCCTACCGCGACGCAGGCGTCGACATCGATGCCGGCGACGCCCTCGTCGACAAGATCAAGCCTTTTGCGAAGAAAACCCTGCGCGATGGCGTGCTCGGCGGCATCGGCGGGTTCGGTGCGCTGTTCGAAGTGCCGAAGAAGTACAAGGAGCCCGTGCTCGTGTCGGGCACCGACGGCGTCGGCACCAAGCTCAAGCTCGCGTTTCATCTGAACAAACACGACACGGTCGGCCAGGATCTCGTCGCGATGAGCGTGAACGACATCCTCGTGCAAGGCGCCGAGCCGCTGTTCTTCCTCGACTACTTCGCGTGCGGCAAGCTCGACGTCGACACGGCGGCCACCGTCGTCAAGGGCATCGCGCAAGGCTGCGAACTGTCGGGCTGCGCGCTGATCGGCGGCGAAACGGCCGAAATGCCGGGCATGTATCCGGACGGCGAATACGATCTGGCCGGCTTCGCGGTCGGCGCGGTCGAGAAGAGCAAGATCATCGACGGCAGCACGATCGCCGAGGGCGACGTCGTGCTCGGCCTCGCATCGAGCGGCATCCACTCGAACGGCTTCTCGCTCGTGCGCAAGATCATCGAGCGCGCGAATCCCGACCTGTCGGCCGATTTCCACGGCCGCTCGCTCGCCGACGCGCTGATGGCGCCGACGCGCATCTACGTGAAGCCGCTGCTCGCGCTGATGCAGAAGATCGCCGTG is a window encoding:
- the purM gene encoding phosphoribosylformylglycinamidine cyclo-ligase, with protein sequence MNPPKSAPDAQGLSYRDAGVDIDAGDALVDKIKPFAKKTLRDGVLGGIGGFGALFEVPKKYKEPVLVSGTDGVGTKLKLAFHLNKHDTVGQDLVAMSVNDILVQGAEPLFFLDYFACGKLDVDTAATVVKGIAQGCELSGCALIGGETAEMPGMYPDGEYDLAGFAVGAVEKSKIIDGSTIAEGDVVLGLASSGIHSNGFSLVRKIIERANPDLSADFHGRSLADALMAPTRIYVKPLLALMQKIAVKGMAHITGGGLVENIPRVLREGLTAELDQKAWPLPPLFKWLQEHGGVADAEMHRVFNCGIGMAVIVSAADADAAVADLTAAGEQVWKIGTVRASREGEAQTVVV
- the hda gene encoding DnaA regulatory inactivator Hda: MVTRQLTLDLGTPPPATFDNFITGENGELVTRLQKLDLALAAGPVPDRSFYIWGEPGSGRSHLLQALVSDASYGYARYLTPQSPLGAFAFDPRIGIYAIDDCDRMSDTQQVALFNLFNEVRAHPSSAFVAAGPAAPLALDVREDLRTRLGWGLVFHLSPLSDAGKIEVLRLAAKERGITLTDDVAAYLLTHFRRDMPSLMALLDALDRFSLEQKRAVTLPLLRRMLARPGDDIAPPGAGPNRFE
- a CDS encoding HAD family hydrolase, whose amino-acid sequence is MTNLALFDLDHTLIPTDSDHEWGRFMVKLGIVDAESFSRQNDQFFADYKAGKLDIHAYLTAMLTPLAKYSREQLAQWHEQYMHEVIRPAMTPAALELVRTHLDAGDLCCIVTATNEFITRPIAAAFGVETLIACEVETIDGHPDSPYTGRPTGTPSYREGKIVRTEAWLASLGKHWDDFERSYFYSDSHNDIPLLEKVTDPIATNPDDTLRAHARDRGWRILDLF